Proteins encoded in a region of the Cupriavidus pauculus genome:
- a CDS encoding patatin-like phospholipase family protein: MMGGGARAAYQAGVLAGIARIAERHGLSHGPLPFGIIAGTSAGAVNGAGLAIGAADFQAATNSLAALWHSIHADDVYRTDVLRVGASGARWLSSLAFGWATRQAPRALLDNTPLGGMLSELFDGDRVQASLDAGVLNAFAVTALSYSTGRHVTFYQSHRRIHPWHRSQRVAVEARIGVDHLLASSSIPFLFPSIPLEIEGHHEWFGDGTMRQMSPLSPAIHLGASRILAIGAASRQRAGWFDTVPAGGYPSLAQVGGQALASIFLDGLQADLERLLHINRLLARMPEVAGDAEGWRPVEVMTISPSEPIENIAARHIERLPRTVRALIAPLGGTEARGAAFASYLLFEPAFTQALLALGERDADAQADEIAAFLYGVVPADKQAFGQQPPARQPEASQPA, encoded by the coding sequence ATGATGGGCGGCGGCGCCCGCGCCGCGTACCAGGCCGGCGTGCTCGCCGGCATCGCGCGCATCGCCGAACGCCATGGCCTGTCCCACGGGCCGTTGCCGTTCGGCATCATCGCGGGCACGTCGGCCGGCGCGGTCAATGGCGCGGGGCTCGCGATCGGTGCCGCCGACTTCCAGGCGGCCACCAACAGCCTGGCCGCGCTCTGGCACAGCATCCACGCCGACGACGTCTACCGGACCGACGTGCTGCGCGTGGGCGCGTCCGGCGCGCGCTGGCTCTCGTCGCTTGCATTCGGCTGGGCCACGCGCCAGGCGCCGCGCGCCCTGCTCGACAACACGCCGCTGGGCGGCATGCTGAGCGAGCTGTTCGATGGCGACCGCGTGCAGGCCAGCCTCGATGCCGGCGTGCTCAACGCGTTCGCGGTCACGGCGCTCTCGTACTCGACCGGGCGCCATGTCACGTTCTACCAGTCGCACCGGCGCATCCACCCCTGGCATCGGAGCCAGCGCGTGGCCGTGGAAGCGCGTATCGGCGTGGACCATCTGCTCGCGTCGTCGTCCATCCCATTTCTGTTCCCGTCGATTCCGCTCGAGATCGAAGGCCATCACGAATGGTTCGGCGACGGCACGATGCGGCAGATGTCGCCGCTGTCGCCGGCCATCCATCTGGGCGCGTCGCGCATCCTCGCCATCGGCGCGGCCTCGCGGCAGCGCGCGGGCTGGTTCGACACGGTGCCCGCGGGCGGCTATCCGTCGCTGGCGCAGGTGGGCGGCCAGGCGCTGGCGAGCATCTTCCTCGATGGCCTGCAGGCGGACCTCGAGCGGCTGCTGCATATCAACCGGCTGCTCGCGCGCATGCCCGAGGTGGCGGGCGACGCGGAGGGCTGGCGCCCCGTGGAGGTCATGACGATCTCGCCGAGCGAACCCATCGAGAACATCGCGGCCCGGCATATCGAACGCCTGCCGCGCACCGTGCGCGCGCTGATCGCGCCGCTGGGCGGCACCGAGGCGCGCGGGGCGGCATTCGCGAGCTATCTGCTGTTCGAACCGGCCTTCACGCAGGCGCTGCTCGCGCTCGGCGAGCGCGATGCGGACGCCCAGGCCGACGAGATCGCGGCGTTCCTCTACGGCGTGGTGCCGGCGGACAAACAGGCGTTTGGGCAGCAGCCGCCGGCCCGACAGCCCGAGGCATCACAGCCGGCATAG
- a CDS encoding ABC-type transport auxiliary lipoprotein family protein: MTTAAPLTASFATVARRLPQAAVALLVLPLLLTGCSVLSSNPPATTYDLGPLAAAPAQPPAPLPKMRVAQTEGPDWMDGSQLYYRLQYSQPQRLQAYSTQRWVQPAPRLFDDRLREAVSARGALGWIRDASAPGMRVDLLAFEQVFDTATSSRGVVRARVTVYQKGQIGQKTFVAEQPAPTADGAGGVRALAASSDAVIAAILDWVATLPLDPGAPGTTVSAAPLFPGTTMPVPEAPPAPAPGPGAVPTRTMR, encoded by the coding sequence ATGACCACCGCCGCCCCGCTGACTGCATCGTTCGCCACGGTTGCGCGCCGCCTGCCGCAGGCGGCCGTGGCCCTGCTCGTGCTGCCGCTCCTGCTGACCGGCTGCAGCGTGCTGTCGTCGAATCCGCCCGCCACGACCTACGACCTCGGCCCGCTCGCGGCCGCGCCCGCGCAGCCGCCGGCGCCGCTGCCCAAGATGCGCGTGGCCCAGACCGAGGGGCCGGACTGGATGGACGGCAGCCAGCTTTATTACCGGCTGCAGTATTCGCAGCCGCAGAGGCTGCAGGCCTATTCCACGCAGCGCTGGGTACAGCCCGCGCCACGGCTGTTCGACGACCGGCTTCGCGAAGCGGTGTCGGCGCGCGGCGCGCTCGGCTGGATCCGCGATGCCTCGGCGCCGGGCATGCGCGTGGACCTGCTCGCGTTCGAGCAGGTCTTCGACACGGCCACGTCGAGCCGCGGCGTCGTGCGCGCGCGCGTGACCGTGTACCAGAAGGGCCAGATCGGCCAGAAGACATTCGTGGCGGAGCAACCCGCGCCCACGGCCGATGGCGCGGGCGGCGTACGCGCGCTCGCGGCCAGCAGCGACGCCGTGATTGCCGCGATCCTCGACTGGGTGGCCACGCTGCCGCTGGACCCCGGCGCGCCCGGCACGACCGTCAGCGCGGCGCCGCTGTTCCCCGGCACGACCATGCCGGTGCCCGAGGCGCCCCCGGCACCCGCGCCCGGGCCCGGGGCCGTCCCCACGCGCACGATGCGCTGA
- a CDS encoding biotin--[acetyl-CoA-carboxylase] ligase has translation MSDLLHSSASPRSSVRAAAGAQVWRIDAAVLRAALAGPARDWVVETVEETGSTNADLVHACRMADWPADEDAAAAQVRHTYLQTAGRGRQGRPWKQGQAGLTFSVALPLPLAPARLAGLSLAVGLAVAEGIEDVRERAHAEAGSPGVRLKWPNDLQVEGRKLGGILIETVPAGPGRVWAVVGIGLNLVRDAGAEAALGRALAGVAEVVRGFDVHRDATRVFAAVLNRLAAMREVFVAEGLAPMTARWSARDAFRDEPVRLLQDGNLIAEGLARGVDDEGHLLLETDAGLQRVTSGEVSLRGAEA, from the coding sequence ATGTCCGACCTGCTTCATTCGTCCGCATCCCCCCGTTCCTCCGTGCGTGCCGCCGCTGGCGCCCAAGTATGGCGCATCGACGCGGCCGTGCTGCGCGCGGCGCTCGCCGGCCCCGCGCGCGACTGGGTCGTGGAGACGGTCGAGGAAACGGGCTCCACCAATGCGGACCTCGTGCATGCCTGCCGCATGGCCGACTGGCCCGCCGACGAGGACGCGGCGGCCGCGCAGGTCCGCCATACCTACCTCCAGACCGCCGGCCGCGGCCGGCAGGGGCGGCCATGGAAACAGGGACAGGCCGGGCTCACCTTTTCGGTGGCGCTGCCGCTGCCGCTCGCCCCGGCACGCCTGGCGGGGCTGAGCCTTGCCGTCGGGCTGGCCGTGGCCGAGGGGATCGAAGACGTCCGCGAGCGGGCCCATGCCGAGGCCGGCTCCCCGGGCGTGCGCCTGAAATGGCCGAACGACCTGCAGGTGGAGGGTCGCAAGCTCGGCGGCATCCTGATCGAAACGGTACCGGCGGGCCCGGGCCGCGTCTGGGCCGTGGTGGGCATTGGCCTCAACCTCGTGCGCGACGCCGGTGCGGAGGCCGCGCTGGGCCGCGCGCTGGCGGGCGTGGCCGAGGTGGTGCGGGGCTTCGATGTCCACCGCGACGCCACGCGCGTGTTCGCGGCCGTGCTCAACCGTCTTGCCGCCATGCGAGAGGTGTTCGTGGCCGAGGGCCTGGCACCGATGACCGCGCGCTGGTCCGCGCGCGACGCGTTTCGCGACGAGCCCGTGCGGCTGTTGCAGGACGGGAACCTGATTGCCGAAGGCCTCGCGCGCGGCGTCGACGACGAGGGCCATCTGCTGCTCGAGACCGACGCGGGCCTGCAGCGCGTGACGAGCGGCGAGGTGTCGCTGCGCGGAGCCGAAGCATGA
- a CDS encoding MlaD family protein — protein sequence MENKSNAFLAGVFTIGLAVLVLFSVFWFSSDHAVRVPYDLITRSTVNGLGPQADVKYRGLDVGKVVSIRFDPQVPGQIIVRITVNQDTPITRTTYATLGFQGVTGIAYVQLDDTAREEGAGQASPPLRTSAREPARIVMRPGFFEELEKRGDSLLTQTETLMSSLNEMFQTTNRDELMATIKSMHETAENYSKLAKTLQPTADKLPKAVDNLNATLASARRMTDELASPNGTVMRTVNKVGNDLQVAADSVQAAASTINEETLPQINGLARDARQTVRSIDRAAGTFGDQPNSVLFGGPTPTPGPGESGFKTPSP from the coding sequence ATGGAAAACAAATCGAACGCCTTCCTCGCGGGGGTCTTCACGATCGGCCTGGCCGTGCTGGTGCTGTTCTCGGTGTTCTGGTTCAGCAGCGACCATGCGGTGCGGGTGCCCTACGACCTCATCACGCGCTCCACCGTCAACGGCCTGGGCCCGCAGGCCGACGTCAAGTATCGCGGTCTCGACGTGGGCAAGGTGGTGTCGATCCGTTTCGATCCGCAGGTGCCGGGCCAGATCATCGTGCGCATCACCGTGAACCAGGACACGCCGATCACGCGCACCACGTACGCCACGCTCGGGTTCCAGGGCGTGACCGGCATCGCATACGTGCAGCTCGACGATACCGCGCGCGAGGAAGGCGCCGGCCAGGCCTCGCCGCCGCTGCGCACGTCCGCGCGCGAGCCCGCGCGCATCGTGATGCGGCCGGGGTTCTTCGAGGAACTGGAGAAGCGCGGGGACTCGCTGCTGACGCAGACCGAGACGCTGATGTCGTCGCTGAACGAGATGTTCCAGACCACCAATCGCGACGAACTGATGGCGACGATCAAGTCGATGCACGAGACCGCCGAGAACTACTCGAAGCTCGCGAAGACGCTGCAGCCCACGGCGGACAAGCTGCCGAAGGCCGTGGACAACCTCAACGCGACGCTGGCCTCGGCGCGCCGCATGACCGACGAACTGGCGAGCCCCAACGGCACCGTGATGCGCACCGTGAACAAGGTGGGCAACGACCTGCAGGTCGCCGCGGACTCCGTGCAGGCTGCCGCGAGTACCATCAACGAAGAGACGCTGCCGCAGATCAACGGTCTGGCGCGCGATGCGCGCCAGACGGTCCGCAGCATCGACCGCGCGGCCGGCACGTTTGGCGATCAGCCCAACAGCGTGCTGTTCGGCGGTCCGACGCCCACGCCCGGCCCGGGTGAGTCCGGCTTCAAGACGCCATCACCATGA
- a CDS encoding ABC transporter ATP-binding protein, with translation MNAPDKAPQTHGETIIEVRNLVKRYGDAVVHDGLDLDVYRGEVLSIVGGSGTGKTVLLRQIVGLERPTSGTIKVFGETPASLRPAQLQALRNRWGLQFQRGALFSALSVIDNIALPMRELRALPDNLICQAALLKLQLVGLSARDADKMPSDLSGGMIKRVALARALSLEPELVFLDEPTAGLDPMASDDYVSLIRELHTELGLTVVMITHDLDTLVALSDRVAVLADHKVLAAAPISEVIKVDHPFIHEYFLGERAQRAMQALAVPPHGEA, from the coding sequence ATGAACGCACCGGACAAGGCGCCGCAAACGCACGGCGAGACCATCATCGAGGTCCGCAACCTCGTCAAGCGCTACGGCGATGCCGTGGTCCACGACGGGCTCGACCTCGACGTCTATCGCGGCGAGGTGCTGTCGATCGTCGGCGGCTCCGGCACGGGCAAGACCGTGCTGCTGCGCCAGATCGTCGGGCTCGAACGCCCCACGTCGGGCACGATCAAGGTGTTCGGCGAGACGCCCGCGTCGCTGCGTCCCGCGCAACTGCAGGCGCTGCGCAACCGCTGGGGGCTGCAGTTCCAGCGCGGCGCGCTGTTTTCCGCGCTGTCCGTCATCGACAATATCGCGCTGCCGATGCGCGAGCTGCGCGCGCTGCCCGACAACCTGATCTGCCAGGCCGCGCTGCTCAAGCTGCAGCTGGTCGGGCTGTCCGCGCGCGATGCGGACAAGATGCCCTCGGACCTGTCCGGCGGCATGATCAAGCGCGTGGCGCTCGCGCGCGCGCTGTCGCTGGAGCCCGAGCTCGTGTTCCTCGACGAACCGACGGCCGGTCTCGACCCGATGGCCTCGGACGACTATGTGTCCCTGATTCGCGAGCTCCACACGGAGCTCGGCCTGACCGTGGTGATGATCACGCACGACCTCGACACGCTCGTCGCGCTGTCGGACCGCGTGGCCGTGCTGGCCGACCACAAGGTGCTCGCGGCCGCGCCGATCTCGGAGGTGATCAAGGTCGATCATCCCTTCATCCACGAATACTTCCTGGGCGAACGCGCCCAGCGAGCGATGCAGGCGCTGGCAGTGCCGCCTCACGGAGAAGCCTGA
- a CDS encoding MlaE family ABC transporter permease, with the protein MDRPTTPAIDIQRQDGTCRIALQGDWTALALADCGGARGLRAQLKSLANTPDSAEWTLAGVGRLDHIGAQLIWQAWQGKMPERLTADDGQRRVFGRIAALKTDGWKKRMVDRFNPITLFGAGILSMIMQLANGVTMLGQLTFDLLRFARAPQRGPWREISANIYNIGYKALGITALVGFLIGIVLSYLSSNQLRTFGASTFIVNILGMAVIRELGPVLAAILIAGRSGSAITAQIGVMRVTEELDAMSVMGISHGFRLIMPRVIALAVSMPLLVAWTDLLALFGGMTAAKLQLDISYSYFLRQLPDAVPVANLWLGLGKGAVFGMLIALTACHFGLRIKPNTQSLGEGTTASVVTSITIVIVADAIFAILFKDVGI; encoded by the coding sequence TTGGATCGCCCGACGACGCCCGCCATCGACATCCAGCGCCAGGATGGAACCTGCAGGATCGCCCTGCAGGGGGACTGGACCGCGCTCGCGCTCGCGGACTGCGGGGGTGCGCGCGGCCTGCGCGCCCAGCTCAAGTCGCTGGCCAACACCCCCGACAGCGCCGAATGGACGCTCGCGGGGGTAGGCCGGCTCGACCATATCGGCGCGCAGCTGATCTGGCAGGCGTGGCAGGGCAAGATGCCCGAGCGCCTGACCGCCGACGACGGCCAGCGCCGCGTGTTCGGGCGCATCGCGGCCCTGAAGACCGACGGCTGGAAGAAGCGCATGGTCGATCGGTTCAATCCGATCACCCTGTTCGGCGCGGGCATCCTGTCGATGATCATGCAGCTGGCCAACGGCGTCACGATGCTGGGGCAGCTCACGTTCGACCTGCTGCGCTTTGCACGCGCGCCGCAGCGCGGCCCGTGGCGGGAGATCTCCGCGAATATCTACAATATCGGCTACAAGGCGCTGGGCATCACGGCACTGGTCGGCTTTCTGATCGGCATCGTGCTGTCGTACCTGTCGTCGAACCAGCTGCGCACGTTCGGGGCGAGCACGTTCATCGTGAACATTCTCGGCATGGCCGTGATCCGCGAACTCGGACCGGTGCTCGCGGCCATCCTGATCGCGGGCCGTTCGGGCTCCGCGATCACCGCGCAGATCGGCGTGATGCGCGTGACCGAGGAACTCGACGCGATGAGCGTGATGGGCATCTCGCACGGCTTCCGGCTGATCATGCCGCGCGTGATCGCGCTAGCCGTATCGATGCCGCTGCTCGTCGCATGGACCGATCTGCTCGCGCTGTTCGGCGGCATGACGGCCGCCAAGCTCCAGCTCGACATCAGCTATTCGTACTTCCTGCGCCAGTTGCCCGACGCGGTACCGGTGGCCAACCTGTGGCTCGGCCTCGGCAAGGGCGCGGTGTTCGGCATGCTGATCGCGCTGACCGCATGCCATTTCGGCCTGCGTATCAAACCCAATACGCAAAGCCTCGGCGAAGGGACGACGGCATCCGTGGTCACGTCGATCACGATCGTCATCGTCGCGGATGCAATCTTCGCGATCCTGTTCAAGGACGTCGGGATATGA
- a CDS encoding VanZ family protein, translating to MAKHAPAPPPSPPPSPPAYPRQPELEGWLPRHSPLARVGLICFTLLVVYASLYPFSGWVNNGISPFAYLSAPKPRYITDFDLITNVLGYCPFGALVVLALHPRISGARATLLAFVSGALLSAAMEALQTWLPNRIPSNIDLITNALGALLGAAVIAPFSSALIDRGTLTRLRMAWFEPHASFAIILLLLWPFAQVFPQEHLFGMGGIVREWLTDPDSWPMEWLQALFPMLLTWQDSVGLRPDDMQSQLLLETLVTASSWLGTGLFASLAMRRTAPMLRILAGLLASALLIKAAVAELQFPEDNSFNWLSEGGRFALLTSSLLLVLLLRLPRWLRATLAMLALATLVVLTNVLPSNPYAWISEQGWRMGRFVHFNSLAQWLGWFWPLLAFCYVIWRLEQVTLRRKLQRRAQRRATARAVAAATERHDTADHTVDGKTR from the coding sequence ATGGCGAAGCACGCACCGGCTCCTCCGCCGAGCCCGCCCCCGAGTCCACCGGCGTATCCACGCCAGCCCGAACTGGAGGGCTGGCTGCCGCGTCATTCGCCGCTCGCGCGCGTCGGCCTCATCTGCTTCACGCTGCTCGTCGTCTACGCGAGCCTCTATCCGTTCTCGGGCTGGGTGAACAACGGCATCTCGCCGTTTGCATACCTCAGCGCGCCCAAGCCGCGCTACATCACGGACTTCGACCTGATCACGAACGTCCTTGGCTATTGCCCGTTCGGCGCGCTGGTGGTGCTGGCGCTGCATCCCCGCATATCGGGCGCGCGCGCGACGCTGCTCGCGTTCGTCTCCGGCGCACTGCTGTCGGCGGCCATGGAAGCGTTGCAGACATGGCTGCCCAATCGCATTCCGTCGAATATCGACCTCATCACGAACGCATTGGGCGCGCTGCTCGGCGCGGCCGTGATCGCGCCCTTCAGCAGCGCGCTGATCGACCGCGGCACGCTGACACGGCTGCGCATGGCGTGGTTCGAGCCGCATGCGAGCTTCGCGATCATCCTGTTGCTGCTGTGGCCGTTCGCGCAGGTGTTTCCGCAGGAGCATCTGTTCGGCATGGGCGGCATCGTGCGCGAATGGCTGACCGATCCGGATTCGTGGCCGATGGAATGGCTGCAGGCGCTGTTCCCGATGCTGCTGACCTGGCAGGATTCGGTGGGACTGCGGCCCGACGACATGCAGAGCCAGCTGTTGCTGGAGACGCTGGTCACGGCCAGCAGCTGGTTGGGCACCGGACTGTTCGCGTCGCTCGCGATGCGGCGCACGGCGCCGATGCTGCGCATTCTCGCGGGACTGCTGGCGTCCGCGTTGCTGATCAAGGCCGCGGTGGCGGAACTGCAGTTTCCCGAGGACAACTCGTTCAACTGGCTGTCGGAGGGAGGACGCTTCGCGCTGCTGACGAGTTCGCTGCTGCTCGTGCTGCTGCTGCGCCTGCCACGCTGGCTGCGCGCCACGCTGGCGATGCTGGCGCTGGCCACGCTGGTCGTGCTGACCAACGTGCTGCCATCGAATCCCTACGCGTGGATTTCGGAGCAAGGCTGGCGCATGGGCCGCTTCGTGCATTTCAACAGCCTCGCGCAGTGGCTCGGCTGGTTCTGGCCGCTGCTCGCGTTCTGCTATGTGATCTGGCGGCTGGAGCAGGTGACGCTGCGGCGCAAGCTGCAACGCCGCGCCCAGCGCCGCGCCACCGCCCGCGCGGTGGCCGCGGCGACCGAACGCCACGACACGGCGGACCACACGGTTGACGGCAAGACGCGCTAG
- a CDS encoding SPOR domain-containing protein: protein MPNKGLTVSLLILLVLNAMLLAAASGAFGPEPLAGWMESPREPQRLDQQVRRERMEVVPASEPAAKSGSNGAGTTRGSLGVAGVAATRLVAAATGVCLEMGGFTAAGARRATEALGGEVAVEAFEREQQVRWWVHLPAQPTRENADRKLAELRRRNVTDVAVVSTGAPDTQQSFTVSLGLFHERERAERYLEMLRGQGVRTALISDAPRAVSRQWLRVRRVDDTLRARLEEVRQRLGAEDLQACALAS from the coding sequence ATGCCGAACAAGGGCCTGACCGTCTCGCTGCTGATCCTGCTGGTCCTCAACGCGATGCTGCTCGCCGCCGCGTCGGGCGCGTTCGGCCCCGAACCGCTGGCCGGCTGGATGGAGAGCCCGCGCGAGCCCCAGCGCCTGGACCAGCAGGTGCGCAGGGAGCGGATGGAGGTGGTGCCGGCCAGCGAGCCCGCCGCAAAGTCGGGGAGTAACGGCGCCGGCACGACGCGTGGCAGCCTCGGTGTTGCCGGAGTTGCCGCGACGCGCCTCGTCGCGGCCGCAACGGGCGTCTGTCTGGAGATGGGCGGCTTCACCGCCGCGGGTGCGCGCCGCGCGACGGAAGCGCTGGGCGGCGAGGTGGCCGTGGAGGCGTTCGAGCGCGAGCAGCAGGTCCGCTGGTGGGTCCACCTGCCCGCGCAACCCACGCGCGAGAACGCGGACCGCAAGCTCGCCGAACTGCGCCGCCGCAACGTGACCGATGTGGCGGTGGTCAGCACTGGCGCGCCGGACACGCAGCAGTCGTTCACGGTCTCGCTCGGGCTCTTCCACGAGCGCGAACGGGCCGAGCGGTATCTGGAGATGCTGCGGGGTCAGGGGGTGCGCACCGCGTTGATCAGCGATGCGCCGCGCGCGGTGTCGCGCCAGTGGCTGCGTGTGCGCCGCGTGGATGACACGCTGCGCGCGCGGCTCGAGGAAGTCAGGCAGCGCCTCGGCGCGGAAGACCTGCAGGCCTGCGCGCTGGCGAGCTGA
- the rfaE2 gene encoding D-glycero-beta-D-manno-heptose 1-phosphate adenylyltransferase — translation MTAPAFESKVVPVDDVAALQAAVATLPRPLVFTNGVFDILHRGHATYLAQARGMGASLVVGVNSDASVKMLGKGDDRPLNQQDDRMALIAALGSVDLVAMFREQTPVELIRLVRPDIYVKGGDYDIDTLEETRLVRSWGGQAYAIDFLHDRSTTKLLTKVRQQR, via the coding sequence ATGACCGCTCCCGCCTTCGAATCCAAGGTCGTCCCCGTGGACGATGTGGCCGCGCTGCAAGCCGCGGTTGCCACGCTGCCGCGGCCGCTCGTCTTCACGAACGGCGTGTTCGACATCCTCCATCGCGGCCACGCGACCTACCTCGCGCAGGCGCGCGGGATGGGCGCCAGCCTCGTGGTGGGGGTGAACAGCGATGCGTCGGTGAAGATGCTCGGCAAGGGCGACGACCGGCCGCTCAATCAGCAGGACGATCGCATGGCGCTGATCGCGGCGCTGGGCTCGGTCGATCTCGTCGCGATGTTTCGCGAGCAGACGCCGGTCGAACTGATCCGGCTCGTGCGCCCCGACATCTACGTCAAGGGCGGCGACTACGATATCGATACGCTCGAAGAAACACGGCTCGTGCGCAGCTGGGGCGGACAGGCGTACGCGATCGACTTCCTCCACGACCGCTCCACCACCAAGCTGCTGACCAAGGTCCGGCAGCAGCGCTGA
- a CDS encoding ferritin-like domain-containing protein, translating to MLYPELFKSLESVRWHMDKDIPWDDFDANLLTDDQAKTIRMNAITEWSALPATEMFLRDNRHDSDFSAFMSIWFFEEQKHSLVLMEYLRRFRPDLVPTEEELHAVRFEFDPAPPLETLMLHFCGEIRLNHWYRRAAEWHSEPVIKHIYRTLSQDEARHGGAYLRYMKKYLAQFGDSARAAFAKIGVLMASARRTEKPLHPTNLHVNKALFPNDTVQSRLPDPDWLEHWLDEQIRFDEGWEKKVIERILHNMSLLFERTFDSVQDLNRYRKELNASLQGA from the coding sequence ATGCTCTACCCCGAACTGTTCAAATCGCTGGAATCGGTCCGCTGGCACATGGACAAGGACATCCCATGGGATGACTTCGACGCCAATCTGCTGACCGACGACCAGGCCAAGACCATTCGCATGAACGCCATCACGGAATGGTCGGCACTGCCGGCTACCGAGATGTTCCTGCGTGACAACCGGCACGATTCGGACTTTTCGGCATTCATGAGCATCTGGTTCTTCGAGGAACAGAAGCATTCGCTCGTGCTCATGGAGTACCTGCGCCGCTTCCGCCCGGACCTCGTGCCGACCGAGGAAGAACTCCACGCCGTGCGCTTCGAGTTCGACCCGGCGCCGCCGCTGGAAACGCTGATGCTGCATTTCTGCGGCGAGATCCGCCTGAACCACTGGTACCGCCGGGCCGCCGAATGGCACTCGGAGCCCGTGATCAAGCACATCTACCGCACGCTGTCGCAGGACGAGGCCCGCCATGGCGGCGCCTACCTGCGCTACATGAAGAAGTACCTCGCGCAGTTCGGCGACTCCGCGCGCGCGGCATTCGCGAAGATCGGTGTGCTGATGGCGTCGGCGCGCCGTACCGAAAAGCCGCTGCACCCGACGAACCTGCACGTGAACAAGGCGTTGTTCCCGAACGACACCGTGCAGTCCCGCCTGCCGGACCCGGACTGGCTCGAGCACTGGCTCGACGAACAGATCCGCTTCGACGAAGGCTGGGAAAAGAAGGTCATCGAACGCATCCTGCACAACATGTCGCTGCTGTTCGAACGCACGTTCGACTCGGTGCAGGACCTGAACCGGTACCGCAAGGAACTGAACGCCAGCCTGCAGGGCGCATGA
- a CDS encoding type III pantothenate kinase — MSALLIDIGNTRLKWAWCTALEADPSVAQPWQFDGAIAHGAAQEANDFGQTVEAWRALAAAGAQVPAVWIANVAGEGAAARATALVTQAFGAAAPLEWVRTTAAYGDLVNGYREPSQLGVDRWVGAIGAHRRYPGETLLLVTAGTATTLDIVTANANAAPAGARFEGGLILPGLALMLGSLARNTAQLPSLDGVDAAAAGHMALGADNTHDAIAAGCLAAQTGAIAQTWRALAARGPVRCVLSGGARHALAGALAMPCELHDNLVLLGLHAMALRA; from the coding sequence ATGAGCGCGCTGCTGATCGATATCGGCAACACCCGGCTCAAGTGGGCGTGGTGCACGGCGCTCGAAGCCGATCCGTCGGTGGCCCAGCCGTGGCAGTTCGACGGCGCCATCGCGCACGGCGCCGCGCAGGAGGCCAACGACTTCGGACAGACCGTCGAGGCATGGCGCGCGCTGGCCGCGGCGGGCGCGCAGGTGCCGGCCGTCTGGATTGCCAACGTGGCGGGCGAGGGCGCGGCCGCGCGCGCCACCGCGCTGGTCACGCAGGCGTTCGGCGCCGCGGCCCCGCTGGAATGGGTACGCACGACGGCCGCCTATGGCGACCTCGTCAATGGTTACCGCGAGCCCTCGCAGCTTGGCGTGGACCGCTGGGTTGGCGCCATCGGCGCCCATCGCCGGTATCCCGGTGAAACGCTGTTGCTCGTCACCGCGGGCACCGCGACCACGCTCGATATCGTCACCGCCAACGCCAACGCAGCGCCCGCCGGCGCGCGGTTCGAGGGCGGCCTGATCCTGCCCGGCCTCGCCCTGATGCTTGGCTCGCTCGCGCGCAACACGGCCCAGCTGCCCTCGCTCGACGGCGTGGACGCCGCCGCCGCGGGCCATATGGCGTTGGGTGCCGACAACACTCACGACGCCATCGCGGCAGGCTGCCTGGCCGCCCAGACCGGCGCCATCGCCCAGACGTGGCGTGCGCTCGCGGCCCGCGGCCCCGTGCGCTGCGTGCTGTCGGGCGGCGCGCGCCATGCGCTCGCCGGTGCACTCGCGATGCCGTGCGAGTTGCACGATAATCTGGTGTTGCTTGGGCTGCACGCGATGGCGCTGCGTGCCTGA